The DNA window TCACCGTTACTCGGTTGCGGGTAAGAAAACGTCACATAGCTTTTCCAGATATTTGAACCATTTTTCTGAAttcaaaatatctaaaaaagAAAGATGATGTCTGAGAGTCTGGTCCACTATTGATTGATATCAGAGTGGAAAAGAACTGTGTGTAATGAATCGTTGTTCGCCGGGTCACAGCGTCCCTGTGACGCAAAAAACTGTTTATCTGCGTCTCGTGTaatgtaaacaaatacaaatttacaatatgCTATCAAATCAGACAAACAACAATGATAAATTCACTTGTAATCTGGCTTCACCCTTGCAAGGTGACACCAAGGTTAACCGAGCATGTAAAAATAACACTTAGGCAGCTTTTTGGTAAGGGTGACGCATTGTCATAAGGCGCATGACTTGCATCACGTATTGATAATTAAGCTATTTTGTCATATAAAGTAAAACTAAACTGTATCTAATTGCCGTTTTGTAAGGTATTGTCTACTGACTAGGTCGTTGAagactttaataaaaacaatccATTTGTGTTACTCTATTTATTGTCTTCATAAAGTGTCTTCAATACAAAATTCAATTACAAAACAGAAATACAATTAATGAGgataaacaaatacaaacaagcatttatacattattattatgaggAATGAAGGCAAAGAGTAATTAGATTACTGctttattccttttttaattcaattcctGTTCAagaaaatgttcacattttacTGTTATAGCACTGATTTCAAACAGCAATAAtcgataaaatattttattatggaATATAATTGTGTATGTCAGTTTCATCCGTGTCCTCAGATTTGGCGGCTAAAATTTTGAACTTTAAACTTGTTTTATAGGGCATGTCTTGATTTGATTTATAACTTTTCCATCCACTCTTGCTTTGAAGATTTACTTGCTCCCTTTTTTTGatttattatatatagtatCAGCAATGTGTGATGACCGTGGGATAAAGGCTACATTGTTTCCTGGAGtctgactttgttttttttctgtctcagCAGGCCCTTGGAACTGGCGCAAGGCGAGTTCATGTCTCGGCTGCCCTCAGTGCCCAGGCCAAAGTGGCAATGAGCCGCTTTGAGCCTGGTTCCAGCATTAACTATGAGCAGTTGCACCAGAAAATTAACATTGTGCGTAAAAGGTCAGTTCCGTAGTGGCCAAATATACATTTTACTACAAGGTATTAACATTCCCATTCCCTCTACCAGACTTAACAGACCTCTCACTCTGTCTGAGAAGATTGTGTACGGTCATCTGGATGATCCAGCAGGCCAAGAGATCGAGCGCGGTCGAACTTACCTGCGCCTGCGACCGGACCGTGTGGCTATGCAGGATGCTACAGCTCAAATGGCCATGCTTCAGTTCATCAGCAGTGGTCTTCCTCAGGTGGCAGTACCGTCCACAATCCACTGTGATCATCTGATTGAGGCTCAGATCGGAGGGGCTCAGGACCTGCAAAGGGCTAAGGTGGGAACAAATGCACAAAGGAGAATTCACATTTTAAGCAGCTTTTGAGATTTTTGTCTGTAACCTACCTAGTCCCCATTGTGTATTTGAATTAAACAGCATAAactatgattttatttttcaaccaCTACAGGCACTACACActaatttattggctgccattgactagcGCTAGAAAGCCAGCTCATTTTGAATTGATTGGCTGTCTAGTACCTTCTATGCAAtgcaatgagttcatttatgTGAGAAAGGCATACTCTAGTCTAGAGTGTTACTTAGAGTTCTAGCCAGtgtttatttctgtatttattcattttagttgtattaccgtattttccgcactgtactactactactactactattactactatgactactactactaccattactgctactactattgctacttctgctactactattgctactactactaccactactactactattgctactactgctactactattgctactactgctactactattgctactatgtactactactactattactaccactactactactaccactactactactactcctactattactaatactcctcctcctactattactcctcctcctcgtcctcctcctcctcctactactactaatactccTACAGCTCGATCTAGTGTATcaataacacaacccactactactactactgcagcttcatttagtggatatatatataacacaatCTCCTACTACTTCAACTACCATCCCCACCAGTACCACCACTattactattgctactactgctactactattgctactatgtactactactactattgctactatgtactactactattactactactaccactactaccactactactactactaatactaatactactacagctccatctagtgtatctatactactactatatgtaacatatatttataaatgtatttataatgtttaaaaaatcaataatttaaaaaaaacatgaataatttcTAATACTTTCTATGCAAtgcaatgagttcatttatgTGAGAAAGGCATATTCTAGTCTAGAGTGTTACTTAGAGTTCTAGCCAGtgtttatttctgtatttattcattttagttttattaccgtattttccgcactatactactactattactactatgactactactactaccactactgctactactattgctactactgctactactattgctactactactactactattgctactatgtactactactactaccactactattgctactatgtactactactactattagtaccactactactactaccactactactactcctactattactaatactcctcctcctactactcctactattactcctcctcctccttctactactactactactactactactaataatactcCTACAGCTCGATCTAGTGTATcaataacacaacccactactactactactactactgcagcttCATTTAGTGGATATATATAACACAATCTACTACTACTTCAACTACCATCCCCACCAGTACCACCACTattactattgctactactgctactactattgctactatgtactactactactactattgctactatgtactactactactattgctactatgtactactactattactactactaccactactaccactactactattactaatactactacagctccatctagtgtatctatactactactatatgtaacatatatttataaatgtatttataatgtttaaaaaatcaataatttaaaaaatacatgaataatttCTAATACTTTatctttattcatttattaattactATTTCTTAATTTGCACTTGCAGCATGAAGGGTTAAATGTCTCGAGCGTCAACATTTGAATTgctgtccactgtagtgaccactgtctCTAAAAGCCCCAATTAATCCCTTACAATCAAATTcacaggaaatgaatgaggaaGTATATAATTTCCTTGCAAGTGCTGGTGCCAAATACGGAGTTGGCTTCTGGAAACCTGGATCAGGGATCATCCATCAGGTACAAAACACAGAAGATGCCATTTCCTATTGATGTCAATGGTTATATACCAGAGATTTCCCTGGCTCAGATGTGATGACGAATTCGGAAATGTCCCGTGCCTTGCACAGATCATTTTGGAGAATTACGCGTACCCTGGGGTGATGCTGATTGGTACAGACTCACATACTCCAAATGGTGGTGGTTTAGGTAGTATCTGTATTGGAGTGGGTGGAGCTGATGCTGTGGATGTCATGGCTGGAATACCTTGGGAACTCAAATGCCCCAAGGTAAGTTATCCCCTTTATTTTGTTCCCTACTTGGTTCTCGTCATGATTTTCaatatatacatctctacttATGTGTATTCttaaacagtatttttttattctttcagGTGATTGGAGTAAAGCTGACAGGCTCGCTTTCTGGTTGGACGTCTCCAAAGGATGTTATTCTGAAGGTGGCTGGAATATTAACTGTAAAAGGTGGCACAGGTGCCATTGTAGAGTATCATGGACCTGGAGTTGACTCAATTTCTTGTACAGGTATTGAGGCTGTATGGGATTaaattgtgcttttttaaattttttattgtttttaatttctgtGGTCTCTTAACCTATTTAGGAATGGCCACCATCTGCAACATGGGTGCCGAAATCGGAGCTACTACATCTGTTTTCCCCTACAACCATCGCATGAAGACTTATCTTGAAAAAACGGGTCGCGCAGGTGAtccgtttcctttttttccgaCATTTAATCAGTATCTAttaatacatacatatccacAATATATGACTCACTCTCGTCTTTTTCCACTCCTATAGAGATTGCTTCCCTAGCGGAAGAATTCAAAAGTGACTTGGTTCCTGATAAAGGTTGTGAATATGACCAGGACATCGAGATTAATCTTAGTGAGGTGCATATTTGCTTCAAATTGTTTACTAGTATACTTATATGTGAATCGAAACAGTGAAAGCAATGTTGTTTCAAAGAAACGCTTTGATCATTTTCAAATCCTCCAATTTAATGGCGGTCTCTCGTTGTTTGTTAAAATTAGATGATTTTTCCACTGGCCTTTCAGTTGTATTCTCTCACATGTTCCGCCTCGGTGTCAATTCTGTATTGTTTGTCAGAAATTCTGGCCCTTTGTTTAGTTGCAAACATGCCCACGTTGTAGTTGTCAGTCTTTATTCATTGTTTCACCCTCCTAACAGTTGAAGCCACACATCAACGGGCCTTTCACCCCCGACTTAGCCCACCCCGTGTCTGACATTGGTGAGATTGCTCAGAAGAGTGGCTGGCCCCTGGAGGTTAAAGttggtaagttttttttttaattgtgttgcTTTGTCTAGTGAAATAAgatatttctttttcttgccACCAACTGTGTTATTGACCACCGATTACATTACTGCTGATTCAGGACGTTAAGGGTTCTCCTTTTTCAGCTCTCGCTGCAGttaaattgtttagtcaaattaTTGGCGACGCATAACAGTATCTGCACCAGTTCAATCATGATGATAATAGTATTCGAAagtagaaaatgcaatttctggtGGAATTGCGTGGGGATGCTTTGCTCTTGGCATTTTCAATGGAAGtcaattaaattgttttgagtCATTCAGGGGTTACATGATAATTTCCCATTGGTTTTGTCAGGtctgattaaaaaagaaaaaacaaatgggGTGAATGGAAACAATTTTGAGATTGTTGAATATGCCTTTGGAAATGAATTGGCCCCGTTGAAAATCTATGGGGATTTTTCTGGGATTACATTTTGGCGGAATTGTACATTTTTGCGAAAACTAACGttcagtttttcttctttttttgctactgtcacaatgaaatttcccgaatacgggatgaataaaagttatccaatccaatccaaataattTTTTTAGCCGAGGgggtaggattttttttgcgttaattATGTAAGTCAGACAAAAACTGTAGCAAAAgtagcatttatttatttgtattctatttatttatgtctaaaatgtatttttcctgtgtctgtattctcatcctctttctactgtgacaattaaatttcccaaatacgggatgaataaagttatctaatctaattatgaTTACCTCTGAGTATGTAGTTAAAGCGGGATCAAAGTATATGTATTGAGCCTTATGGTCTTCTAagatgaaacatgatcattctctAGGTCTGATTGGTAGCTGCACAAACTCCAGCTATGAGGACATGGGCAGAGCTGCTTCTCTCGCTAAGCAGGCCTTGGATAAAGGCATGAAGTGCAAGGCCCAGTTCACTGTAACCCCTGGTTCAGAACAGATTCGTGCCACCATTGAGAGGGACGGATATGTGAGTCAACTCATAATCGCGTAAAACGTACAGTGCAGTATATATTTCATTTCTAAATGGATGTACTTAAATGTATTGACACCAAGTTAGTTTGTGCACATTTGATGAAATGGGAAAATAATCTCTTTAAGTTGATATTGTAATGTCTCATCCAGGCCAAGATCCTGAGTGATGTTGGAGGGATTGTACTAGCCAATGCATGTGGACCTTGCATTGGACAGTGGGATAGGTATGAACGAGAAAGTCTGGTTCACTGACTAGAATAATGTAAAAATGAGTAAATCTCTTGATAATGAAATATTGTTTGCAGTACTTAAAATTGGAACATGCAATGCGacatacagtagtacctcgagatacgagtttaattcgttccgggactgagctcgtctgacgatttactcgtaactcaaatgaaagtttcccatagaaataaactaaaaacaaattaatttgttccaaccctctgaaaaaacacccaaaacaggatattggattggaaaaacatttgtatttgttctaattcgccatctgttcagaaagtaagaaataactagtggtttaatagtactaaaatgtatttaatggtactaaaattagacagatttcgcggaagggagcgagagagtgacagagaggggGGATAGGGggtggactttttgcacggcaacacgctcgtaacataacataaacaaatttaaatgaacttggattacgatgcagacacacacaaaaataagtttaatctaaactcacactaaacgtaattctaattttgttttaaattttgatacctttcttctcccgggttggctctatttgccccgcctccaccctgactttcagatgcaacctatcgagggttgtttgcttttgtattcccttcaaaatattcccaaaatgatgcacacaaatgtcgtcacaataggataaagcacgaccacttggcaacgagaagtattatatacgccattcacactgacaaaaaacgtgcaaaaaaatgcaacgctccgcccagtgctcgtagagacattacacgagggagttacgACCAGAAAGatagtggccatgatgttcttatgagcagcctctctcgtccgctgtatgctaatatatcaaaatgtatctcgtatctcaagataaatatttgcccgaaattttccccgtatctcaaattgctcgtatgtcagggcactcgtatgtcaaggtaccacggTACCTTGCTTTCTAAAGCATGACCACAAATACACAGTTAAAGAAGTTCTGGATGCCAAATACAAAGTGCTTCATAGTAACATGCTTTGTGCATTCACTATCAACAGGAAGGATgtgaaaaaaggagaaaagaacACAATTGTCACATCCTTTAACAGGAATTTTACCGCTCGAAATGACGCTAACCCAGCCACTCATGCTTTTGTCACCTCTCCTGAGGTAAGCATTCTTGTTGCCTGAATGTCATAACCAATAATCTGCTGTAATATAATTTCCTTGTAGTGGGGGAAAACGGTTACTGTGATTTATCcatccatcttccataccgcgtatcctcacaagggttgcaggggggtgctggagcttatccc is part of the Stigmatopora argus isolate UIUO_Sarg chromosome 14, RoL_Sarg_1.0, whole genome shotgun sequence genome and encodes:
- the LOC144088739 gene encoding aconitate hydratase, mitochondrial-like isoform X2, coding for MASYCFTVTRLRALGTGARRVHVSAALSAQAKVAMSRFEPGSSINYEQLHQKINIVRKRLNRPLTLSEKIVYGHLDDPAGQEIERGRTYLRLRPDRVAMQDATAQMAMLQFISSGLPQVAVPSTIHCDHLIEAQIGGAQDLQRAKEMNEEVYNFLASAGAKYGVGFWKPGSGIIHQIILENYAYPGVMLIGTDSHTPNGGGLGSICIGVGGADAVDVMAGIPWELKCPKVIGVKLTGSLSGWTSPKDVILKVAGILTVKGGTGAIVEYHGPGVDSISCTGMATICNMGAEIGATTSVFPYNHRMKTYLEKTGRAEIASLAEEFKSDLVPDKGCEYDQDIEINLSELKPHINGPFTPDLAHPVSDIGEIAQKSGWPLEVKVGLIGSCTNSSYEDMGRAASLAKQALDKGMKCKAQFTVTPGSEQIRATIERDGYAKILSDVGGIVLANACGPCIGQWDRKDVKKGEKNTIVTSFNRNFTARNDANPATHAFVTSPEIVTALALAGTLNFNPETDYLTAPNGEKFKLEPPTGDELPSRDFDPGQDTYQHPPAEGSSVEVDVNPSSNRLQLLEPFDKWHGRDLDEMKVLIKVKGKCTTDHISAAGPWLKFRGHLDNISNNMLIGAVNIENDAVNKLKNLLTGEYDGVPDVARHYKASGINWVVVGDENYGEGSSREHAALEPRHLGGRAIIVKSFARIHETNLKKQGLLPLTFANASDYDKIRPDDHISITGLKSFAPGNPLTAVIKHSDGSQESISLNHTFNETQIEWFKAGSALNRMKEVQ
- the LOC144088739 gene encoding aconitate hydratase, mitochondrial-like isoform X1; this translates as MASYCFTVTRLRQALGTGARRVHVSAALSAQAKVAMSRFEPGSSINYEQLHQKINIVRKRLNRPLTLSEKIVYGHLDDPAGQEIERGRTYLRLRPDRVAMQDATAQMAMLQFISSGLPQVAVPSTIHCDHLIEAQIGGAQDLQRAKEMNEEVYNFLASAGAKYGVGFWKPGSGIIHQIILENYAYPGVMLIGTDSHTPNGGGLGSICIGVGGADAVDVMAGIPWELKCPKVIGVKLTGSLSGWTSPKDVILKVAGILTVKGGTGAIVEYHGPGVDSISCTGMATICNMGAEIGATTSVFPYNHRMKTYLEKTGRAEIASLAEEFKSDLVPDKGCEYDQDIEINLSELKPHINGPFTPDLAHPVSDIGEIAQKSGWPLEVKVGLIGSCTNSSYEDMGRAASLAKQALDKGMKCKAQFTVTPGSEQIRATIERDGYAKILSDVGGIVLANACGPCIGQWDRKDVKKGEKNTIVTSFNRNFTARNDANPATHAFVTSPEIVTALALAGTLNFNPETDYLTAPNGEKFKLEPPTGDELPSRDFDPGQDTYQHPPAEGSSVEVDVNPSSNRLQLLEPFDKWHGRDLDEMKVLIKVKGKCTTDHISAAGPWLKFRGHLDNISNNMLIGAVNIENDAVNKLKNLLTGEYDGVPDVARHYKASGINWVVVGDENYGEGSSREHAALEPRHLGGRAIIVKSFARIHETNLKKQGLLPLTFANASDYDKIRPDDHISITGLKSFAPGNPLTAVIKHSDGSQESISLNHTFNETQIEWFKAGSALNRMKEVQ